The proteins below come from a single Drosophila busckii strain San Diego stock center, stock number 13000-0081.31 chromosome X, ASM1175060v1, whole genome shotgun sequence genomic window:
- the LOC108605394 gene encoding gustatory receptor 5a for trehalose, whose protein sequence is MLTQRAGVGRIERQRRVLMKHKLLLLHGSGSQWLQQLQQQNARWRATQRRGTRRNFQHDGSFQQAVAPVLLVAQCFCLMPVQGLSAYSVRKLHFTWRSWRTCWSLAFIVSSLLDTVFNINLMAHNALDVRNVEPIVFDVSILMGSYLFLQLARQWPTLMQHWARVEQQLPSFESWRQQQRLARRIRRVAFGLFGISLMEHLLSIISAVYYDYCPARRDPIESYFYKSGVHFFHVFPYSNWLGWLAKVQNVLLTFAWSYLDIFVMIMGIGISELFSRLTLHLQPLASRSMPEIFWTYARTRYRAIVELILDVDDAISGIMLISFGSNLYFVCLQVLKSINKMPSAVHAVYFYFSICFLIGRSVAVLLYVSAVHDHSRAPLRLLREVPRQSYQEEQCRFASELVSDEIALTGLKFFSITRKLFLSVAGSIVTYELVLIQFHEDKKTWDCHRQPT, encoded by the exons ATGTTAACCCAGCGCGCAGGTGTAGGACGCATAGAGCGGCAACGTCGCGTGCTAATGAAgcacaagttgctgttgctgcatggGAGTGGCAGCCAGtggttgcagcagctgcagcagcagaatgcCCGCTGGCGTG CCACACAACGTCGCGGCACACGTCGTAACTTTCAGCATGACGGCAGTTTCCAGCAGGCGGTAGCACCAG tgctgctggtggcgcaGTGCTTCTGCCTGATGCCAGTGCAGGGATTAAGTGCATATAGTGTGCGGAAACTGCACTTCACTTGGCGCAGCTGGCGCACTTGCTGGAGTTTGGCTTTCATAGTCAGCTCGCTGCTGGATACGGTCTTCAATATAAATCTGATGGCGCACAATGCGCTGGATGTGCGGAATGTGG AGCCCATTGTGTTCGATGTGAGCATATTGATGGGctcgtatttgtttttgcagctggCACGCCAGTGGCCGACGCTGATGCAGCACTGGGCGAGAGTGGAGCAGCAGTTGCCCAGCTTTGAGagctggcggcagcagcagcgtctggcGCGGCGCATACGTCGCGTGGCCTTTGGTCTGTTTGGCATTTCGCTCA TGGAGCACTTGCTCAGCATTATATCTGCTGTATACTATGACTATTGTCCGGCCCGTCGTGATCCCATTGAGTCGTATTTCTACAAATCCGGTGTGCATTTCTTTCACGTCTTTCCTTACTCCAACTGgttgggctggctggctaagGTGCAGAATGTGCTGCTCACCTTTGCCTGGAGCTACTTGGACATCTTTGTCATGATCATGGGCATAGGCATCAGCGAGCTCTTCTCGCGTCTCACACTACATCTGCAGCCTTTGGCCTCAAGG TCGATGCCCGAAATATTCTGGACATATGCGCGCACCCGTTATCGCGCCATTGTGGAGCTTATACTCGATGTAGATGATGCCATATCGGGCATTATGCTCATATCCTTTGGTAGTAATCTGTATTTTGTGTGCCTGCAAGTGCTCAAGAGCATCAA CAAAATGCCTTCAGCTGTGCATGCGGTATACTTTTATTTCTCCATTTGCTTTCTAATTGGACGCTCCGTGGCCGTGCTGCTATACGTGTCCGCTGTCCACGATCACTCGCGGGCGCCACTACGTCTGCTGCGCGAGGTCCCCAGGCAGTCATACCAGGAGGAGCAGTGCCGTTTTGCCAGCGAGCTGGTCAGCGATGAGATTGCGCTTACGGGtttgaaattttttagcaTCACCAGGAAACTGTTTCTGAGC gTAGCTGGCAGCATAGTCACCTACGAACTGGTGCTCATACAGTTCCACGAGGACAAAAAGACATGGGACTGCCACAGACAGCCGACatga
- the LOC108606550 gene encoding protein trapped in endoderm-1 encodes MDAPTQSIYPHSATLFAAISACVFVTIGVFGNLITLLALLKSPTIREHATTAFVISLSISDLLFCSFSLPLTAVRFFQESWTFGSTLCKIFPVIFYGNVAVSLLSMVGITLNRYILIACHNRYSQIYKPKFITLQLLFVWAVSFLLLLPPILGIWGEMGLDEATFSCTILKKEGKSIKKTLFLIGFLLPCLVIIISYSCIYLTVLHQKKKIRSHDTTGVGGKSSSASGSYVTATSTRKAREDNRLTVMMVTIFLCFLICFLPLMLANVVDDERKTNYPWLHIIASVMAWASSVINPIIYAASNRNYRVAYYKIFALLKFWGEPLSPMPSRNYHQSKNSKELSGVIRSTPLFHAVQKNSINQMCQTYSV; translated from the exons ATGGATGCTCCCACACAATCTATATACCCGCATTCCGCAACGCTTTTCGCTGCCATCAGTGCCTGCGTTTTTGTAACCATCGGCGTATTCG GCAATCTGATaacgctgctggcgctgctaaAGAGTCCCACGATACGTGAACATGCGACAACAGCATTTGTTATATCGCTCAGCATATCCGATTTGCTATTCTGTTCCTTTAGTCTGCCGCTGACGGCAGTGCGCTTTTTCCAAGAG AGCTGGACATTTGGCAGCACGCTCTGCAAGATCTTTCCCGTCATTTTCTATGGCAATGTGGCTGTTTCGTTGCTCAGTATGGTGGGCATTACCTTAAATAG ATATATACTTATTGCTTGCCATAACAGATACTCACAAATCTACAAGCCCAAGTTTAtaacgctgcagctgctttttgtttgggCGGTGTCTTTTCTATTGCTG TTACCACCCATATTGGGCATTTGGGGCGAGATGGGCCTGGATGAGGCCACCTTCTCCTGCACCATACTCAAGAAGGAGGGTAAATCGATCAAGAAGACGCTATTCCTCATTGGTTTTCTGCTGCCCTGTCTTGTTATTATCATATCCTATTcctgcatttatttaactgtTCTGCATCAGAAGAAGAAAATACGCAGTCATGATACCACTGGCGTCGGTGGCAAGAGCAGCTCTGCATCTGGCTCGTATGTAACCGCCACCAGTACACGCAAAGCACGCGAGGATAATCGCCTCACTGTCATGATGGTAAccatatttttgtgctttctCATCTGCTTTCTGCCACTGATGCTGGCCAATGTGGTGGACGATGAGCGCAAAACCAATTATCCCTGGTTGCATATAATTGCATCGGTTATGGCCTGGGCCTCCAGTGTCATCAATCCCATAATATACGCAGCCAGCAATCGCAATTACAG AGTCGCCTACTATAAGATCTTTGCATTGCTCAAGTTCTGGGGCGAGCCGCTGTCACCAATGCCAAGTAGAAACTATCACCAAAGTAAAAACTCAAAGGAATTATCGGGCGTTATACGCAGCACGCCATTGTTTCACGCTGTTCAGAAGAATAGTATTAATCAAATGTGCCAAACATATTCAGTATGA
- the LOC108606551 gene encoding microtubule-associated protein RP/EB family member 1, which yields MAVNVYATNGSTKNISRTELLAWVNKTMQSQFLKVEELCTGAAYCQFMDMLFPYSISMKRIKFSANQEFEYIHNFKLLQLSFSKMGVKKNVAVERLIKGHYLDNFEFLQWFHKFFNANYKHRPYDALSARDGYFMGVGPSSIAAPMSYRKRNSSVAPNARGDGDSSGVTKARANTFMDNNELRINLTSAKEKKEDNSNLYSPSNGFHLTGFDEVSD from the exons atggcagTCAACGTATACGCCACAAATGGCTCAACCAAAAATATTTCGCGTACCGAATTGTTGGCTTGGGTGAATAAGACCATGCAGTCACAGTTTCTAAAAGTCGAAGAGCTCTGCACTG GTGCAGCCTATTGCCAATTCATGGATATGCTCTTTCCATATTCGATATCAATGAAGCGCATTAAGTTTTCAGCTAATCAAGAGTTTGAAtatattcataattttaagctattgCAGCTGAGCTTTTCCAAAATGGGTGTGAAGAAGAATGTAGCAGTTGAGCGTTTGATAAAGGGACACTATTTggataattttgaatttttgcaatgGTTTCACAAGTTTTTTAACGCCAACTATAAGCACAGGCCGTATGATGCACTGAGTGCTCGCGATGGTTATTTCATGGGCGTGGGACCAAGCAGCATTGCGGCCCCAATGTCATATCGCAAACGTAACTCTTCAGTTGCTCCTAATGCGCGGGGCGACGGCGATTCGAGCGGAGTAACAAAGGCACGTGCAAACACTTTCATGGACAACAATGAATTGAGAATTAATCTCACCTCTGCCAAGGAAAAAAAAGAAGATAACTCGAACTTATATAGTCCTTCGAATGGTTTTCATCTAACAGGTTTTGACGAAGTCTCTGATTAG
- the LOC108606553 gene encoding 60S ribosomal protein L35, which translates to MVKVKCSELRTKDKKELTKQLDDLKNELLNLRVAKVTGGAPSKLSKIRVVRKAIARVYIVMHQKQKENLRKVFKNKKYKPLDLRKKKTRAMRKALSPRNAKRLTLKEIRKRAIYPQRKYAVKA; encoded by the exons ATG GTGAAGGTTAAGTGCTCTGAGCTGAGAACCAAGGACAAGAAGGAGCTCACCAAGCAATTGGATGACCTCAAGAATGAGCTACTCAATCTGCGTGTGGCTAAGGTCACCGGTGGAGCACCATCCAAGCTCTCCAAGAT CCGTGTTGTGCGCAAAGCCATCGCTCGCGTCTACATTGTGATGCACCAGAAGCAGAAGGAGAATCTGCGCAAGGTGTTCAAGAACAAGAAGTACAAGCCTTTGGATCTGCGCAAAAAGAAGACCCGCGCCATGCGCAAGGCTCTGTCGCCTCGCAATGCCAAACGCCTTACGCTTAAGGAAATTCGCAAGCGTGCGATCTATCCTCAACGCAAATACGCCGTCAAggcataa
- the LOC108606552 gene encoding ras-related protein Rab-18 has product MANRAIKLLIIGESGVGKSSLIRRFVENKFDENHDVTIGMDFKSAIMNVDGIDYKVALWDTAGAERFRSLTPSFYRKALGAILVYDITKRDTLVKLEAWLAELESYSDNPNIAIMVVGNKIDQERVVDRDEGRKFARKHRALFIETSAKCDQYVSDAFKDIVEKIVSSEYFNNGSDANGMTVNNNQDVDSEATTSCYC; this is encoded by the exons ATGGCCAACAGAGCAATAAAGTTACTCATCATAGGAGAAAGTGGCGTTGGTAAATCCAG CCTGATACGCCGATTCGTCGAGAACAAGTTCGATGAAAACCATGATGTCACAATTGGCATGGATTTCAAGAGTGCTATTATGAATGTGGATGGTATTGACTATAAAGTGGCACTATGGGACACAGCTGGCGCTGAACGATTTCGGAGCTTAACGCCAAGTTTCTACCGCAAGGCGCTGGGCGCGATACTCGTCTACGATATTACAAAGCGTGATACTTTGGTCAAACTGGAGGCATGGTTAGCAGAGCTGGAGAGCTACAGCGACAATCCCAATATTGCCATTATGGTGGTGGGCAACAAGATTGATCAGGAGCGTGTAGTGGATCGTGATGAGGGACGCAAATTTGCGCGCAAGCATCGTGCACTATTCATTGAAACTTCGGCCAAATGTGATCAGTACGTGAGCGATGCCTTCAAAGATATTGTGGAAAAG attGTGTCTTCGGAATATTTTAACAATGGCAGCGATGCCAACGGCATGACCGTTAATAATAATCAGGATGTGGACTCGGAAGCAACGACGTCGTGTTATTGCTGA
- the LOC108606549 gene encoding RNA-binding protein 25: MSYPPRAPMPPYMNTSIPPTHMMQTMANPPPRTYRNSATISSQPTVYHRPPEPQPQFRGPVITVFVGNISERVPEALLKRILAACGVVINWKRVSTFGFCEFDGPIAAMRAVRLLSELEIDGKKLVAKVDAKNKVLIEDYNEKECKNGAGGPNAKDEKTEDEYATHQMHELLEEHKHEFDGFDSSQRGDLYGSSTTTNRNKKGRGREDDLKIKSLNDNALEEEKRNLISSEIGKFRKRAEADEHRKELEKEKEKEKQLASKEKEKEREERKKQREAERKNSNSSSAAGAASGSAVKTSNEVEEVVEINNKEAATGKEQSGRTRKESVVTVEESPVRKDHKERGGVGNSSGSGGGTAVDTKENRRRRSKSRTKERDREREMLREREMRDMRDKERERERERERERDRERERERERERMEMREREREREREREREEKTIKPVRDARRDKEMEEEMRDRKKAEKKAREKEAAYQERLANWEIREKRKSKDNEKHRHKERQRQEEREEDAKRLKEFVEDYDDERDDPQFYRGRELQVRLAERVREADADSKDREKEADELTELKNKIFSGEFENPTQEYEKAKREIEKLYEPRILINVNLEKANARREENKTAAATQKQSQSLHRERRKHHQPAIVNDDSQDSNSKAPPSEDSISTNDDRASMGDSASNASACAHTNNNNISNNNQTDGDSGSRQNSESRDSLSNINTPTLSALELEASATSAVATPPMSMPLISLTLGNNLKKKKIEATGVFVNDEDNDENINPKKRKLVPLDYDDNISNSTSAVGATAQTAAERQSSAVSAATAAAAAVSQKIANAGGAAGAAASSGKGKHGSNKQHKNDAGAAGATDAAAAAASATNNNTKKDENGAKVHDEKRRHIKSIIDRIPTAKEELFNYKLDRNEIDSGLMERKIRPWINKKIIEYIGEPEPTLVDFICSKVLAGSPPQSILDDVQMVLDEEAEVFVVKMWRLLIYELDAKKSGIAVK, encoded by the exons ATGTCATATCCACCGCGCGCTCCAATGCCGCCATACATGAATACATCAATACCACCGACGCAT ATGATGCAGACGATGGCTAATCCCCCGCCACGCACTTATCGCAACTCGGCGACCATAAGCTCACAGCCTACAGTGTATCATAGACCGCCGGAGCCACAGCCGCAGTTTCGTGGTCCCGTCATTACCGTATTTGTAGGAAACATAAGCGAGCGTGTGCCAGAGGCGCTGCTCAAGCGCATATTAGCCGCATGTGGCGTTGTCATTAACTGGAAACGTGTCTCCACATTTGGATTCTGTGAATTCGA TGGTCCCATTGCTGCCATGCGTGCTGTTCGCCTGCTTAGCGAGTTAGAGATTGATGGCAAGAAACTGGTGGCCAAGGTGGATGCCAAGAACAAAGTGCTGATTGAGGATTACAATGAGAAGGAGTGCAAGAACGGCGCCGGTGGACCCAATGCCAAGGATGAAAAGACTGAGGATGAGTATGCGACTCACCAGATGCACGAACTGCTCGAGGAGCACAAACATGAGTTTGACGGCTTTGACAGCAGCCAACGCGGCGATCTTTATGGCAGCAGCACTACTACTAACCGCAACAAAAAAGGTCGGGGCAGGGAGGATGATCTCAAGATCAAATCCTTGAATGATAATGCGCTGGAGGAGGAGAAGCGCAATCTGATTAGCAGTGAGATTGGCAAGTTTCGTAAGCGTGCTGAGGCCGATGAGCATCGCAAGGAGCTGGAAAAGGAGAAGGAAAAAGAGAAGCAGCTGGCGAGCAAAGAAAAGGAAAAGGAGCGCGAGGAGCGCAAGAAGCAGCGTGAAGCTGAGCGCAAGAATAGCAATagtagcagcgctgctggcgccgctAGCGGCAGCGCTGTTAAAACTTCCAACGAAGTGGAAGAGGTTGTGGAAATCAATAATAAGGAGGCTGCCACTGGCAAGGAGCAAAGCGGCCGCACACGCAAAGAATCAGTGGTCACTGTTGAAGAGTCACCAGTGCGCAAGGACCACAAAGAGCGTGGGGGCGTGGGCaacagcagtggcagcggGGGCGGCACCGCCGTGGATACCAAGGAAAATAGAAGGAGGCGGTCTAAGTCACGCACCAAGGAACGTGATCGTGAGCGTGAAATGTTGCGCGAGCGTGAAATGCGTGACATGCGCGATAAGGAGCGCGAGAGGGAACGTGAGCGAGAACGAGAGCGGGATAGGGAGCGTGAACGTGAACGGGAACGTGAGCGCATGGAGATGCGCGAGCgggaaagagagcgagagagggagcgGGAACGTGAggagaaaacaataaaaccaGTCCGAGATGCGCGCCGTGACAAGGAAATGGAGGAAGAGATGCGCGACCGTAAAAAGGCCGAGAAGAAGGCGCGCGAAAAGGAGGCAGCCTATCAGGAGCGTCTCGCCAACTGGGAAATACGTGAGAAGCGCAAGTCCAAGGATAACGAAAAG CATCGTCACAAAGAGAGGCAGCGCCAGGAGGAGCGCGAAGAAGACGCGAAGCGGCTGAAAGAGTTTGTAGAGGACTATGACGATGAGCGCGACGATCCGCAATTCTACAGAGGACGCGAGCTACAGGTTCGTCTGGCAGAGCGTGTGCGTGAAGCAGATGCTGATTCCAAGGATCGCGAAAAGGAAGCCGACGAGCTAACCGAACTAAAGAACAAAATCTTTAGCGGCGAATTCGAAAATCCCACGCAGGAATACGAGAAAGCCAAACGGGAAATTGAGAAACTCTATGAACCGCGTATACTCATCAATGTCAATCTGGAGAAAGCCAACGCACGGCGTGAAGAGAACAAGACGGCGGCAGCCACCCAGAAGCAGTCACAATCGCTGCACCGCGAGCGGCGCAAGCATCATCAGCCTGCCATTGTTAATGATGACAGTCAGGACAGCAATAGTAAAGCGCCGCCTTCGGAAGATTCGATATCAACCAATGATGACCGCGCCTCAATGGGCGACAGTGCCTCCAATGCCAGCGCTTGTGCGCacactaacaataacaatatcaGCAACAATAATCAAACTGATGGCGACAGCGGTAGCAGACAGAATAGTGAGTCGCGAGATTCGCTGTCCAACATAAATACGCCCACACTGAGTGCCTTGGAGCTGGAGGCGTCCGCTACCTCGGCGGTGGCTACACCGCCCATGAGCATGCCGCTCATCTCGCTAACGCTGGGCAACAATctcaagaagaagaaaatcgAGGCGACCGGTGTCTTTGTCAACGACGAGGATAATGATGAGAATATAAATCCCAAGAAGCGCAAGCTGGTGCCACTGG ACTATGATGACAACATTAGCAATAGCACAAGCGCTGTTGGTGCCACCGCACAAACGGCGGCGGAGCGCCAAAGTTCTGCTGTATCAGCAGCAacggctgctgccgctgccgttaGTCAGAAGATAGCGAATGCTGGTGGAGCTGCTGGAGCCGCCGCTTCCAGCGGGAAGGGCAAACATGGCAGCAATAAACAGCATAAGAATGATGCAGGCGCCGCGGGCGCaacagatgctgctgctgcggctgcgtcAGCTACGAACAATAACACCAAAAAGGATGAGAATGGTGCCAAGGTGCATGACGAGAAGCGTCGCCATATAAAGAGCATTATTGATCGAATACCCACGGCGAAGGAGGAGCTATTCAATTATAAGCTCGATCGCAATGAGATCGATAGCGGTCTCATGGAGCGCAAAATACGTCCATGGATCAATAAGAAGATTATTGAATACATTGGTGAGCCGGAGCCCACGTTAGTCGATTTCATATGCTCCAAGGTGCTGGCTGGCAGTCCGCCCCAGAGCATACTGGATGATGTGCAAATG GTGCTGGATGAAGAGGCTGAGGTGTTTGTGGTAAAAATGTGGCGACTGCTGATCTATGAGCTGGATGCCAAGAAGAGCGGCATTGCCGTCAAGTAG
- the LOC108605504 gene encoding actin cytoskeleton-regulatory complex protein PAN1, which translates to MNMALPSNYKQIAVGAPTGPATPLGSVGGGSSSRSRSSGGGAGGDRNKDQTPIFTHSNYSNPAFTPQKVTKSSSSKNQGESRLPKPPKPPEKPILPYMRYSKRVWDSVKAQNPELKLWELGKKIGAMWKQLSDEDKTEFIDEYEAEKVEYEKALKAYHQTPAYQAYISAKSKVKPDVTDVHETPSRGGGSKSQHERRIDIQPAEDEDDMDEGYTAKHMAYARYLRNHRLINEIFSEAVVPDVRSVVTTARMQVLKRQVSSLTMHQTKLEAELQQMEEKFEAKKQRMLESSDAFQEELKRHCKPAVDEDTFQKMVHRMYDDIKRDRQRSEEQVPPPPRKEEPAVQQPAPPQPQQPPTTASPAPAPAAAAITPPQQQSQPPAVVAEVKPELAKPTIVAPVVPPVHELASKTDPEPMDIEPPPKPSVPPPPPPVKLIEKSELLPPLESNKDLSKPLLPPAVVTGSAAPPPANKVPTPTSTPAATPPPAALSTEPPATTPTPPPVVPAAAPAPTQMHPHAHVPLPSTGHPLMPPHMAPQQQQQQQPPPQQQQQQQQGPPPPGPGPAGMPGMPPHPMSHMGYGNYAGPGQGTHSHTHSHYYQPQYGPHSRPQPYYPHLPPYQPYPQLHYASARDPAASQQQQPQQQPPPPPTQQQAQPQPGPGHLHESTPTATASSGALYGAQQQQQQQQQQQQPQPSPLIAPQQQQQQPPQQPATTPAVTTAPAPTASTVPPTPTVAPAASSSDAPAAATAAATTTTAAKQESDKHETD; encoded by the coding sequence ATGAATATGGCGCTACCGAGTAACTATAAGCAGATTGCGGTCGGCGCGCCAACGGGGCCGGCAACTCCGTTGGGTAGCGTCGGCGGGGGCAGCAGTAGCCGGTCGCGTTCATCTGGCGGTGGTGCTGGCGGCGATCGCAATAAGGACCAAACGCCCATATTTACGCATAGCAACTATAGCAATCCAGCATTTACTCCACAAAAAGTTACCAAATCctcaagcagcaaaaaccaAGGTGAGTCTCGACTGCCAAAGCCGCCGAAGCCGCCAGAGAAACCTATACTTCCATATATGCGCTACTCCAAGCGTGTGTGGGACAGCGTAAAGGCGCAAAATCCGGAGCTCAAGCTATGGGAGCTGGGTAAGAAGATTGGCGCTATGTGGAAGCAGCTAAGCGATGAAGACAAGACCGAGTTCATAGATGAATACGAGGCGGAAAAAGTGGAGTACGAGAAGGCTTTAAAGGCATATCATCAGACGCCCGCCTATCAGGCGTACATCTCAGCCAAGTCCAAAGTAAAGCCCGACGTGACCGATGTGCATGAGACGCCATCTcgaggcggcggcagcaaaaGCCAACACGAACGCAGAATTGACATACAGCCAGCAGAGGATGAGGACGACATGGATGAGGGCTATACGGCCAagcacatggcgtatgcgcgtTACCTACGAAATCATCGCCTCATCAATGAGATTTTTTCGGAGGCAGTAGTGCCCGATGTGCGCTCTGTGGTCACCACAGCTCGAATGCAGGTGCTCAAGCGGCAAGTGAGCTCGCTGACTATGCATCAAACCAAACTAGAGGCAGAGCTGCAACAGATGGAGGAAAAATTTGAGGCAAAAAAGCAGCGTATGCTTGAGTCTAGCGATGCGTTCCAGGAGGAACTCAAGCGCCACTGCAAGCCAGCAGTGGATGAGGATACATTCCAGAAAATGGTGCATCGCATGTATGACGACATCAAACGGGATCGACAACGCAGCGAGGAGCAAGTACCACCGCCACCCCGCAAGGAGGAGCCAGCGGTACAGCAACCAGCGCCACCTCAACCACAACAGCCGCCTACAACGGCATCACCTgcaccagcaccagctgcagcagcaataacaccACCACAGCAACAATCTCAGCCGCCAGCAGTCGTAGCTGAAGTCAAGCCGGAACTAGCTAAGCCTACCATAGTTGCGCCAGTGGTGCCACCGGTGCATGAATTGGCCAGCAAAACGGATCCTGAGCCCATGGACATTGAACCGCCGCCTAAGCCATCAgtgccaccaccaccgccgcctgTTAAGCTCATTGAAAAGAGCGAATTGCTGCCGCCTTTGGAGTCTAATAAGGACCTAAGTAagccgctgctgccaccaGCGGTTGTAACCGGATCAGCGGCGCCGCCACCAGCCAATAAGGTACCAACGCCCACTTCCACGCCGGCAGCAacgccaccaccagcagcgcTAAGCACTGAACCGCCAGCGACAACGCCCACGCCACCGCCAGTGGTgcctgcagcagcaccagctccaACACAAATGCATCCACATGCGCACGTGCCGTTGCCATCAACTGGACATCCCCTCATGCCTCCACATATggcaccacaacaacaacaacagcagcagccgccgccgcaacagcagcagcaacaacagcaagggCCACCGCCACCAGGTCCCGGTCCAGCCGGTATGCCCGGAATGCCGCCGCATCCCATGTCGCATATGGGCTACGGTAACTATGCTGGACCTGGACAAGGCACCCACTCGCATACGCATTCGCATTATTATCAACCGCAATATGGACCTCACTCAAGGCCGCAGCCGTACTACCCGCATCTGCCGCCCTATCAGCCGTATCCACAACTGCATTACGCCAGCGCAAGAGATCCAGCTGCttcacagcaacagcaacctcagcagcagccgccaccgccgccgacACAACAACAGGCGCAGCCGCAGCCTGGGCCAGGACATTTACACGAGTcgacaccaacagcaacagcatcgtCGGGTGCCTTATACGgtgcacaacaacagcagcagcagcaacaacagcagcaacagccacaaccaTCACCTCTCATTGCaccccaacagcagcagcagcagccaccacaaCAACCCGCTACAACTCCTGCTGTTACTACTGCTCCGGCACCAACTGCATCTACTGTGccgcccacgcccactgtaGCACCCGCAGCATCAAGCAGCGATGCaccagcagccgcaacagcagcagcaacaacaacaacagcagccaaacaagAGTCTGATAAACATGAGACGGACTAA
- the LOC108606032 gene encoding protein CutA homolog: protein MQYLSKAGSVHLRWLFARNLLFIAATAAVTSRTTFATTTTTLPVASLSTLANCNKMGDKSCESSYTAGSSSVAFVTTPDKESAKKLAHGIIERKLAACVNIIPQIESIYMWEGKVNEDNEYLMMIKTRSTRIEELSKFVRENHPYSVAEVISLPIQAGNSPYLNWIMQTVPEKLENKD from the coding sequence atgcaatatCTGAGCAAGGCAGGGTCAGTGCACCTTCGTTGGCTATTTGCGCGCAATTTATTGTTCATTGCCGCTACTGCTGCGGTCACAAGTCGCACAACGTTTGcgacaaccacaacaacattACCGGTAGCCTCATTGTCAACTTTAGCAAACTGCAACAAGATGGGCGACAAGTCATGTGAATCGAGCTATACCGCCGGCTCTAGCTCTGTGGCTTTTGTAACAACGCCGGATAAGGAATCGGCCAAGAAACTGGCCCATGGCATCATCGAACGCAAATTGGCAGCGTGTGTGAATATTATACCACAGATCGAGTCCATCTATATGTGGGAGGGCAAAGTGAACGAGGATAATGAGTATCTGATGATGATCAAGACGCGTTCCACACGCATTGAGGAGCTTAGCAAGTTTGTGCGTGAAAATCATCCATATAGCGTTGCTGAGGTTATATCACTGCCCATACAGGCGGGAAATTCGCCATATCTCAATTGGATAATGCAGACAGTGCCGGAAAAACTGGAGAATAAAGACTAA